A region from the Agrobacterium cucumeris genome encodes:
- a CDS encoding sensor histidine kinase — MREKAVALVDHAAGRWLARMEEDAERRAGTVARLRRLIAFGAVGLLVVPALFSLVFSPAIALPIGAALVLALFLSAAALSIAFSRPLRGAASFSAPAADDDLVAASQVPGLVLTINEIGLVERVSGRDREKFPVELQACKDHVFAEYVYVSDRIELMQAFDLLRQGEDKASAELRFESGAKSRPAQFMHARIEMTAIRSTSGRLRRVVAQLSDVTEMELLRRDVARKAAEAESANDAKSRFLAAVSHELRTPLNAVLGFSDILAGEYFGRLENDRQREYVGLIRQSGAHLLSVVNTMLDMSKLEAGRYELLMESFPIAETISSCEAMLGLQAKEKGLTLTSRIQRGIGEISADQRAIRQVLINLAGNAIKFTDAGGVVSIDAAREGKMLKLTVSDTGIGIASDKIDLLGQPFMQVQNEYTRRYEGTGLGLSLVKGLVALHGGTFVIASQPGEGTVVTIMLPADGSGMAGGEDAETERMVEFPPRIRQLGEMAAIMKKDGDDGPAKAKIA, encoded by the coding sequence ATGAGAGAAAAAGCGGTCGCACTGGTCGACCATGCAGCGGGCAGATGGCTTGCGCGCATGGAAGAGGACGCCGAAAGGCGCGCCGGAACCGTTGCGCGCCTGCGCCGGCTGATTGCCTTCGGTGCCGTCGGCCTTCTGGTTGTGCCCGCCCTCTTCAGCCTCGTCTTCAGCCCCGCCATCGCGCTGCCCATCGGCGCAGCCCTGGTGCTGGCGCTGTTTCTGTCCGCCGCCGCCCTGTCGATTGCTTTTTCCCGGCCGCTGCGTGGTGCAGCATCCTTCTCCGCTCCTGCGGCTGATGACGACCTTGTCGCAGCGTCGCAGGTGCCGGGCCTCGTGCTCACCATCAATGAAATCGGCCTCGTCGAACGGGTCTCCGGTCGTGACCGTGAGAAATTTCCGGTCGAGCTTCAGGCCTGCAAGGACCATGTCTTTGCCGAATATGTTTATGTCTCCGATCGTATCGAGCTGATGCAGGCCTTTGATCTTCTGCGGCAGGGCGAGGACAAGGCCAGCGCCGAGCTTCGGTTCGAGAGCGGCGCGAAATCGCGCCCGGCGCAGTTCATGCATGCCCGTATCGAGATGACGGCGATCCGCAGCACGTCCGGCCGGCTTCGCCGCGTCGTCGCCCAGCTTTCCGATGTCACCGAGATGGAACTGCTGCGCCGCGATGTCGCCCGCAAGGCGGCAGAGGCCGAATCGGCCAATGACGCCAAGTCACGTTTCCTTGCCGCCGTCAGCCACGAGCTGCGCACGCCGCTCAACGCCGTCCTCGGTTTTTCCGATATTCTGGCCGGTGAATATTTCGGCCGGCTGGAAAATGATCGTCAGCGTGAATATGTCGGCTTGATCCGCCAGTCCGGCGCGCATCTCCTGTCGGTCGTCAACACCATGCTTGATATGAGCAAGCTGGAAGCCGGCCGCTACGAGCTGCTGATGGAAAGCTTCCCGATTGCCGAAACCATCTCCTCCTGCGAGGCGATGCTTGGCCTGCAGGCAAAGGAAAAAGGCCTGACTTTGACGAGCCGCATCCAGCGCGGCATCGGCGAAATCTCGGCCGACCAGCGCGCCATCCGCCAGGTTCTCATCAATCTGGCCGGCAATGCCATAAAATTCACCGACGCGGGTGGTGTTGTGTCGATCGACGCCGCGCGTGAAGGCAAGATGCTGAAACTGACGGTCAGCGATACCGGCATCGGCATCGCTTCCGACAAGATTGACCTGCTGGGCCAGCCGTTCATGCAGGTTCAGAATGAATATACCCGTCGCTATGAGGGCACGGGTCTTGGACTGTCCCTGGTCAAGGGGCTGGTGGCACTGCATGGCGGCACCTTCGTCATCGCCAGCCAGCCCGGCGAGGGGACGGTCGTAACGATCATGCTGCCTGCCGACGGCTCCGGCATGGCGGGTGGCGAAGACGCTGAAACTGAACGCATGGTGGAATTTCCGCCGCGCATCCGGCAACTCGGCGAAATGGCTGCGATTATGAAGAAGGATGGTGACGATGGCCCCGCGAAAGCGAAAATCGCCTAA
- a CDS encoding peptidoglycan-binding domain-containing protein, with protein MAPRKRKSPKKTTAQIGAGFVSLVVAAIGREVLRHPKLVGGCGAFAVVFGFVAANALWYQPGIHPSPFLRTRDAENPNGIAGYRPAEPLGTHGNVTTFRIERPDETEATQSPAAETAALPPVESQKPQQIVADIQGELKKRGLYEGDADGRMGPKTAAAIMFFEETLGMEQTGEPTTRVLAALRIDGATVAAIPKDRPSDANTGGGVEIDPVAAAIRKAEKPQVKAEPASLNSATAGAKTASSALIAKIQQGLINIAYADVKVDGVAGQQTRNAIRAFEKHYRLPETGEPSEVVLKKLKSIGAI; from the coding sequence ATGGCCCCGCGAAAGCGAAAATCGCCTAAGAAAACAACGGCCCAGATTGGCGCCGGGTTTGTTTCCTTGGTGGTTGCGGCCATCGGGCGCGAAGTCCTGCGCCATCCGAAACTGGTTGGCGGCTGCGGTGCTTTCGCGGTCGTCTTCGGCTTTGTCGCGGCTAATGCGCTCTGGTACCAGCCGGGCATTCACCCGTCTCCCTTCCTGCGCACGCGTGATGCGGAAAACCCGAACGGCATCGCCGGTTATCGCCCGGCAGAGCCGCTCGGCACCCACGGCAACGTCACCACCTTTCGCATAGAGCGGCCGGACGAGACGGAAGCGACGCAGTCACCCGCCGCCGAGACCGCGGCGCTGCCGCCAGTGGAAAGCCAGAAGCCGCAGCAGATCGTTGCCGATATCCAAGGCGAACTCAAAAAACGCGGGCTCTACGAGGGCGACGCGGATGGCCGCATGGGGCCGAAGACCGCCGCCGCCATCATGTTCTTCGAAGAAACGCTCGGCATGGAACAGACCGGCGAGCCGACGACCCGGGTGCTGGCCGCCCTCAGGATCGACGGCGCCACCGTTGCGGCAATTCCAAAGGACCGGCCGTCCGACGCCAACACCGGCGGCGGAGTGGAAATCGATCCTGTCGCCGCCGCCATCCGCAAGGCGGAGAAGCCGCAGGTCAAGGCCGAACCCGCCTCCCTCAACAGCGCGACCGCTGGCGCAAAAACGGCCAGCAGCGCGCTGATCGCCAAGATCCAGCAGGGGCTGATCAACATCGCCTATGCCGACGTGAAGGTGGACGGCGTGGCCGGCCAGCAGACCCGCAACGCCATCCGCGCTTTTGAAAAACACTATCGGCTGCCGGAAACCGGCGAACCGAGCGAAGTGGTGCTGAAGAAACTGAAGTCGATCGGGGCGATTTAG
- a CDS encoding DUF1491 family protein, giving the protein MRLKSEIFVSALIRRVFAAGGFAAVEKKGAEEAGAIFIRQRLRDGRENLYGPAPQSFAEDEEIRAERRFETRLAGAEGEESAALLEKERRFDSDLWIVEIETDEIGTLLTLVDQPPA; this is encoded by the coding sequence ATGCGCCTCAAATCCGAAATCTTCGTCTCCGCCCTCATTCGCCGCGTTTTCGCCGCCGGCGGATTTGCGGCCGTCGAAAAGAAGGGTGCGGAGGAGGCTGGTGCGATCTTCATCCGCCAGCGTCTGCGCGATGGTCGTGAAAATCTCTATGGACCGGCGCCGCAAAGTTTTGCCGAGGACGAGGAAATCCGCGCCGAGCGCCGTTTTGAAACGCGTCTTGCCGGTGCGGAGGGTGAGGAAAGCGCCGCTCTTTTGGAAAAGGAACGGCGCTTCGACAGCGATCTGTGGATCGTGGAGATCGAGACGGATGAGATCGGCACGCTCTTGACGCTGGTGGATCAGCCGCCGGCTTAG
- a CDS encoding DUF2336 domain-containing protein, with protein MATVTNFENVSHPSKTDLRQFAELFMPLFNASTEEAKREAIAALSQHPSVPSAVAFFIACQPISLAAPFLIASKCLTDETLITIARTQGAAHARAIVRREDLSPTVIDALVGLRHAEDLKRPDEPTIAAEPQLVPPPVEPEVADVATPEITTKIDAVSALEEEMRQRIKQMARHLNRPEGDVLGLRRLSEVQEALLVRFARERNARQFAVALADSLSSSYWLSERIMLDISGAQLATTLTGLGMEFSEAAFVLQCFYPHLAAAEGDMSRAEALLDRLDIVESEERVESWRRADSYTHGRERPSRITVVPRKTGT; from the coding sequence ATGGCCACGGTGACGAATTTCGAGAATGTTTCCCATCCGTCAAAAACGGACCTTCGGCAGTTTGCCGAACTTTTCATGCCGCTTTTCAACGCCTCCACCGAAGAAGCCAAGCGGGAAGCGATTGCCGCCCTGTCGCAGCATCCGAGCGTGCCTTCGGCCGTCGCCTTCTTCATCGCCTGCCAGCCGATTTCGCTTGCGGCGCCCTTCCTTATCGCGTCGAAGTGCCTCACCGACGAAACGCTGATCACCATTGCGCGCACGCAGGGTGCCGCGCATGCCCGCGCCATCGTGCGCCGCGAAGACCTCTCCCCCACCGTCATCGACGCGCTGGTTGGCCTGCGGCATGCCGAAGATCTGAAGCGGCCGGATGAGCCGACGATTGCCGCCGAACCGCAGTTGGTGCCCCCCCCCGTCGAACCGGAAGTGGCGGACGTGGCCACCCCAGAGATCACCACGAAAATTGATGCCGTATCCGCGCTCGAAGAAGAAATGCGTCAGCGGATCAAGCAGATGGCCCGCCACCTCAACCGCCCCGAAGGGGACGTGCTTGGTCTGCGCCGCCTGAGCGAAGTGCAGGAAGCGCTGCTCGTGCGTTTCGCCCGCGAGCGTAACGCCCGGCAGTTCGCGGTGGCGCTGGCGGATTCGCTGTCATCCAGTTACTGGCTGTCGGAACGTATCATGCTTGATATTTCCGGCGCGCAGCTTGCGACCACGCTCACCGGGCTTGGCATGGAGTTTTCCGAAGCCGCTTTCGTCTTGCAGTGCTTTTATCCGCACCTTGCCGCCGCAGAAGGTGACATGAGCCGCGCCGAGGCCCTGCTCGACCGTCTCGACATCGTCGAGTCCGAAGAGCGGGTGGAAAGCTGGCGCAGGGCCGATAGCTATACCCATGGCCGCGAGCGGCCGAGCCGTATTACCGTCGTTCCCCGCAAAACCGGGACGTGA
- a CDS encoding DUF1254 domain-containing protein — MLRVLLAILTGLVAAAVLHVIILLAIPHFSNRDAYTRAVAEGKPHLFHLLEETTEKKTLASGDPFMRVAVCTFNIEEKPVRLTAVGVVPFWSVAVYDKASNEVFSMNDRTSAGGLMDILVADAVQIAAIRKAQPPSLSQAILAESDQTEGYVVLRTLVPQPSFGEEAERFLNEAKCQPTPWK, encoded by the coding sequence ATGCTTAGGGTCCTGCTCGCCATCCTCACCGGCCTTGTCGCCGCCGCCGTGCTGCACGTCATCATTCTTCTGGCGATACCGCATTTCAGCAATCGCGATGCCTATACCCGCGCCGTTGCGGAAGGAAAGCCGCATCTGTTTCATCTGCTCGAAGAGACGACGGAGAAAAAGACGCTGGCCAGCGGCGATCCCTTCATGCGGGTCGCGGTCTGCACGTTCAATATTGAGGAAAAGCCCGTCCGGCTCACCGCCGTCGGCGTTGTGCCCTTCTGGTCGGTCGCGGTTTACGACAAGGCCTCGAACGAGGTGTTCAGCATGAACGACCGCACGTCTGCCGGCGGGTTGATGGATATTCTGGTTGCCGATGCGGTGCAGATCGCCGCTATCCGCAAGGCGCAGCCGCCATCGCTCTCACAGGCCATTCTGGCGGAATCGGATCAGACGGAAGGATATGTGGTGTTGCGGACCCTGGTGCCGCAGCCAAGTTTCGGAGAAGAGGCAGAGCGTTTCCTGAACGAAGCGAAATGCCAGCCGACGCCGTGGAAATAA
- a CDS encoding DUF1214 domain-containing protein: protein MFRVPFLVGIALLIAFGGGIAVTLAALEATSGFGSIRIGSWDAFPEAQTIEADPYAKSHRADAGRLLYGTTEGLAFTASVDSDGQRLSGECRYRLAGAVPPSRFWTLYTADQQGNVLAEDAGRPFALNSRTLLRSADGGIDITIAPDAQTYNWLAVPQGQTFKLVMTLLDTPVAGSSGLIDIAMPQIRKLGCGNA, encoded by the coding sequence GTGTTCCGAGTTCCATTCCTTGTCGGCATTGCCCTTCTGATCGCCTTTGGCGGCGGTATTGCCGTGACACTGGCGGCGCTTGAGGCGACATCCGGTTTCGGATCGATCCGCATTGGTTCCTGGGATGCGTTTCCCGAAGCGCAGACGATCGAGGCCGACCCTTACGCCAAATCGCACCGTGCCGATGCCGGCAGGCTGCTTTATGGCACGACCGAGGGGTTGGCCTTTACCGCCTCCGTCGACAGCGATGGCCAGCGGCTCAGCGGTGAATGCCGTTACCGGCTGGCCGGCGCCGTGCCGCCTTCGCGATTCTGGACGCTTTATACCGCCGATCAGCAGGGCAATGTGCTGGCGGAAGATGCCGGACGGCCGTTTGCGCTGAATTCCCGCACGCTTCTGCGCAGCGCCGATGGCGGCATCGACATCACCATCGCCCCCGACGCCCAGACCTATAATTGGCTGGCGGTGCCGCAGGGCCAGACATTCAAGCTGGTCATGACGCTGCTCGACACGCCGGTTGCCGGCAGTTCCGGCCTGATCGACATCGCCATGCCGCAGATCCGCAAGCTGGGGTGTGGCAATGCTTAG
- a CDS encoding LysE/ArgO family amino acid transporter, producing MDIQIFFTGLTMGLSLIVAIGAQNAFVLKQGLARSHVFAVCATCAIADALLITVGVFGFQRISAVMPALDPIMRYAGAAFLIWYGAKSLHSALRSSEALSVAERQEASLWQTLAICLALTFLNPHVYLDTVVLLGTISTQFPGFEKTFAAGAATGSVLFFFSLGYGARWLRPIFEKPSAWRILEGVIAVTMWAIAFKLVMGA from the coding sequence ATGGACATCCAAATCTTCTTCACCGGCCTGACGATGGGCCTCAGCCTCATCGTTGCCATCGGCGCGCAGAATGCTTTCGTGCTGAAGCAGGGGTTGGCGCGCTCGCATGTGTTTGCGGTCTGCGCCACCTGCGCCATTGCCGATGCGCTGCTGATCACGGTTGGCGTTTTCGGGTTTCAGCGGATCAGCGCCGTCATGCCGGCGCTCGATCCCATCATGCGTTATGCCGGGGCTGCCTTCCTCATCTGGTATGGCGCCAAAAGCCTGCATTCGGCGCTGCGATCTTCCGAAGCGCTGTCGGTGGCCGAGCGGCAGGAGGCGAGCCTGTGGCAGACGCTGGCCATTTGTCTGGCGCTCACCTTCCTCAATCCGCATGTCTATCTCGATACCGTCGTGCTGCTCGGCACCATCTCGACGCAATTTCCCGGCTTCGAAAAGACCTTTGCGGCAGGTGCGGCCACCGGCTCGGTGCTGTTCTTCTTTTCGCTGGGTTATGGCGCGCGCTGGCTGCGGCCGATCTTCGAGAAACCCTCCGCCTGGCGCATTCTCGAAGGCGTCATCGCGGTCACCATGTGGGCCATCGCCTTCAAGCTGGTCATGGGCGCGTGA
- a CDS encoding LysR family transcriptional regulator ArgP, producing the protein MLDYPSMRAVALVAQTGSFEKAAQVLCVTPSAVSQRIKQLEERLGVVLIVRGNPCVATEKGEWLCRHMDHVGMLESELFRQLPALAEAGSGQERVTLNIATNADSLGTWFLDAVSKFTGSNDYLVNIAVDDQDHTVEWLRGGRVLAAVTAHAKPVQGCRVTPLGVLRYHATASPDFMTRHFADGVTPAALARAPGLTFNQKDRLQASWIRQALGEDVSYPTHWLPSTDGFVKASLAGMGWGLNPVQLVAEHLRGGRLVEVVPGTPLDIPLYWQVNRLAADRLGALTSHMVETARAGLLR; encoded by the coding sequence ATGCTCGATTACCCTTCCATGCGCGCCGTGGCGCTCGTTGCCCAGACCGGCAGTTTCGAAAAGGCGGCGCAGGTGCTGTGTGTGACGCCTTCGGCCGTCTCGCAGCGCATCAAACAGCTGGAGGAGCGGCTGGGCGTGGTGCTGATCGTGCGTGGCAACCCTTGCGTGGCGACGGAAAAGGGCGAGTGGCTCTGCCGTCATATGGACCATGTCGGCATGCTGGAAAGTGAATTGTTCCGCCAGCTGCCGGCATTGGCGGAAGCGGGATCGGGGCAGGAGCGCGTGACGCTCAACATCGCCACCAATGCCGATAGCCTCGGCACCTGGTTTCTGGATGCGGTTTCGAAATTCACCGGCAGCAACGATTATCTCGTCAATATCGCGGTGGATGATCAGGATCACACGGTGGAATGGCTGCGCGGGGGCAGGGTGCTTGCCGCCGTCACCGCCCATGCCAAGCCCGTGCAGGGTTGCCGCGTCACACCCCTCGGTGTGCTCAGATACCACGCGACCGCCAGCCCGGATTTCATGACCCGCCATTTCGCCGATGGCGTCACGCCCGCAGCCCTTGCCCGCGCCCCGGGCCTGACCTTCAACCAGAAGGACAGGCTGCAGGCGAGCTGGATCAGGCAGGCGCTGGGAGAAGACGTCTCCTATCCCACCCACTGGCTGCCCTCTACCGATGGTTTCGTGAAGGCAAGCCTTGCGGGCATGGGCTGGGGGCTTAATCCGGTGCAACTGGTGGCGGAGCATTTGAGGGGAGGCCGGCTCGTGGAGGTCGTTCCCGGCACGCCGCTCGATATTCCGCTTTACTGGCAGGTCAATCGTCTGGCCGCCGACCGTTTGGGCGCGCTGACATCGCATATGGTGGAGACGGCGAGGGCGGGGTTGTTGCGGTGA
- a CDS encoding transglycosylase domain-containing protein yields MQEEKDDKNGRKKRHILLRIDSFIDSGLWTAAARLVDFWEDVTIASRKLHVRGWKKLVVNLTCDALTFGTAGAVVLLALAMPAFEETKKDWRYRGDFAVTFLDRYGNTIGHRGIIHEDSVPIDQMPDHFIKAVLATEDRRFFDHFGIDFIGLARAMSENARAGGVVQGGSTLTQQLAKNLFLTNERSLERKIKEAFLALWLESNMSKKEILSLYLDRAYMGGGTFGAAAAAQFYFGKNLTDVTLSESAILAGLFKAPAKYAPHVNLPAARARANTVLSNLVQSGLMTEGQVIGARRNPATVIDRADVKAPDYFLDWAFDEVQRLAAEGKFKDHTVVVRTTIDTGLQQAAEQAMEMELREYGEGYRVKQGAMVMIENGGGVRAMVGGRDYGESQFNRATAALRQPGSSFKVYTYSAAMEKGMKPETLISDAPVTWRGWSPQNYGRSYAGKVTLQMALAKSYNTVPVRLAKDVLGTQVIVDTAKAMGVATPLRSDKTIPLGTSEVTVLDQATAYAVFPADGMQSRRHGIEQVMDYEGNVLYDFSHDEPPAKRVLSEDANSKMNQMLVTIPVMGTARRGALDNGIVSGGKTGTSQAYRDAWYVGFTGNYTTAVWFGNDEFTPMNNMTGGALPAMTYKRLMDYAHQGMELRPIPGIQNPLPTGARPQPSAEVASASASTPAMPALTRPRSLSAEATRVIRSIAKKMKDASALSVTTQKVADASLRDGAEDATRR; encoded by the coding sequence GTGCAGGAAGAAAAAGACGATAAAAACGGCCGCAAAAAGCGGCATATCCTGCTCCGGATCGATAGCTTTATCGATAGCGGCCTGTGGACGGCTGCGGCGCGGCTGGTGGATTTCTGGGAAGACGTCACCATCGCCTCGCGCAAATTGCATGTGCGCGGCTGGAAGAAACTTGTCGTCAACCTGACCTGTGATGCGCTGACCTTCGGAACCGCAGGTGCAGTCGTGCTTCTGGCGCTGGCCATGCCCGCTTTCGAAGAGACCAAGAAGGACTGGCGTTATCGCGGCGATTTCGCCGTCACCTTCCTTGACCGTTACGGCAACACCATCGGCCATCGCGGCATCATCCATGAAGACAGCGTGCCGATCGACCAGATGCCTGATCATTTCATCAAGGCGGTTCTGGCGACCGAAGACCGGCGTTTCTTCGATCATTTCGGCATCGATTTCATCGGCCTTGCCCGCGCCATGAGCGAAAATGCCCGCGCCGGCGGTGTGGTGCAGGGCGGCTCGACGCTGACGCAGCAGCTCGCCAAGAACCTGTTTCTCACCAATGAGCGCTCGCTGGAGCGCAAGATCAAGGAAGCCTTCCTCGCGCTCTGGCTTGAGAGCAACATGTCGAAGAAGGAAATCCTCAGCCTTTATCTCGACCGCGCCTATATGGGCGGCGGCACCTTTGGTGCTGCTGCGGCGGCGCAGTTTTATTTCGGCAAGAACCTGACCGATGTGACGCTTTCGGAATCCGCCATTCTGGCCGGCCTGTTCAAGGCGCCGGCCAAATATGCGCCGCATGTCAACCTGCCGGCGGCGCGCGCCCGCGCCAATACCGTGCTTTCCAACCTGGTGCAGAGCGGGCTGATGACCGAGGGCCAGGTGATCGGCGCGCGGCGCAACCCGGCCACCGTCATCGACCGCGCCGATGTGAAGGCCCCGGATTATTTCCTCGACTGGGCCTTCGACGAGGTGCAGCGGCTGGCCGCCGAAGGCAAGTTCAAGGACCACACCGTCGTCGTGCGCACCACCATCGATACCGGCCTGCAGCAGGCGGCTGAACAGGCGATGGAAATGGAGCTGCGTGAATATGGCGAGGGTTACCGCGTCAAGCAGGGCGCAATGGTGATGATTGAAAACGGCGGCGGCGTGCGCGCCATGGTCGGCGGCCGTGACTATGGCGAAAGCCAGTTCAACCGCGCCACCGCAGCCCTTCGCCAGCCGGGCTCCTCCTTCAAGGTCTATACCTACTCGGCCGCCATGGAAAAGGGCATGAAGCCGGAAACGCTGATTTCTGACGCACCGGTGACATGGCGCGGCTGGTCGCCGCAGAATTACGGCCGTTCTTATGCCGGCAAGGTGACGCTGCAGATGGCGCTCGCCAAATCCTACAATACCGTGCCTGTGCGCCTCGCCAAGGATGTGCTCGGCACGCAGGTGATTGTCGATACCGCCAAGGCCATGGGCGTGGCCACGCCACTGCGCAGCGACAAGACCATTCCGCTCGGCACTTCGGAAGTCACCGTTCTCGATCAGGCCACCGCCTATGCCGTGTTCCCGGCCGATGGCATGCAGTCGCGCCGCCACGGCATCGAGCAGGTGATGGATTATGAGGGCAATGTTCTCTACGATTTCAGCCATGACGAGCCGCCCGCCAAGCGGGTGCTTTCCGAAGACGCCAATTCGAAGATGAACCAGATGCTGGTGACCATTCCGGTGATGGGCACGGCGCGGCGCGGCGCGCTGGATAACGGCATCGTCTCCGGCGGCAAGACCGGCACGTCGCAGGCCTATCGCGACGCCTGGTATGTGGGCTTTACCGGCAACTATACGACCGCCGTCTGGTTCGGCAATGACGAGTTCACGCCGATGAACAACATGACCGGCGGCGCGCTTCCCGCCATGACCTACAAACGGCTGATGGACTACGCCCATCAGGGCATGGAACTGCGCCCGATCCCCGGCATCCAGAACCCGCTGCCGACGGGCGCGCGCCCGCAACCCTCGGCAGAAGTCGCATCCGCATCCGCCAGCACACCGGCCATGCCGGCACTCACTCGCCCACGTTCGCTTTCAGCAGAGGCGACACGCGTCATCCGCTCCATCGCCAAGAAGATGAAGGATGCTTCAGCGTTGAGCGTGACGACGCAGAAGGTGGCGGATGCGTCGCTGCGGGACGGCGCGGAGGATGCGACGCGGCGGTGA
- a CDS encoding YcgN family cysteine cluster protein: protein MNDAPFWKTKSLTEMTGEEWESLCDGCGLCCLNKLEDWDTGEVVFTSVRCVLLDGESCRCSDYENRRATVPDCIQLDLKKVHEIGWLPPTCAYALVRDGKDLYWWHYLVSGDTDTVHQAGISARGRTVSEADVDVDDFEDYVVDWPLTVGERAGEKERTSRKV, encoded by the coding sequence ATGAATGACGCGCCGTTCTGGAAAACCAAATCGCTCACCGAGATGACCGGCGAGGAATGGGAAAGCCTGTGCGACGGCTGCGGCCTGTGCTGTCTCAACAAGCTGGAAGACTGGGACACCGGCGAAGTGGTGTTCACCTCGGTACGCTGTGTGCTGCTTGACGGTGAAAGCTGTCGATGCTCCGATTACGAAAACCGCCGCGCCACGGTGCCGGACTGTATCCAGCTTGACCTGAAGAAGGTGCATGAGATCGGCTGGCTGCCGCCCACCTGCGCCTATGCGCTGGTGCGTGACGGCAAGGATCTGTACTGGTGGCACTATCTCGTCTCCGGCGACACGGACACGGTGCATCAGGCCGGCATTTCGGCACGCGGCAGAACCGTCAGCGAGGCCGATGTGGATGTTGACGACTTCGAGGATTATGTGGTCGATTGGCCCCTGACAGTGGGTGAGAGGGCAGGCGAAAAGGAACGGACTTCACGGAAAGTGTGA
- the blaOXA gene encoding class D beta-lactamase, whose amino-acid sequence MRYRLPAIVLSCLALPGFLPLSASAQQQPQAFECTLVTSIETGAVINQQGACDQRVAPASTFKVPLALIGYDAGILQDEKSPAWDWKPGTEARASDRKTVDPTIWEQDSVLWYSREVTRRLGPEKFAAYVKRLGYGNADVSGEPGKNNGLTHSWLGSSLTISPVEQVGFIRRLLAGNLPFSRDAQAKTRAIVPTFDAPESWAVHGKTGTGYMRDEKGNPDRNRPFGWFVGWAEREGQHIVFARLRVSDKPSNEPLGPAVRDAFLRDIPRLAVHR is encoded by the coding sequence ATGCGCTACCGGCTGCCCGCCATCGTTCTTTCGTGCCTTGCCCTTCCGGGCTTCCTGCCGCTTTCCGCTTCCGCCCAGCAACAGCCGCAGGCGTTTGAATGCACGCTGGTCACCTCCATCGAGACGGGGGCGGTCATCAACCAGCAGGGCGCCTGCGACCAGCGCGTGGCCCCGGCCTCCACCTTCAAGGTGCCGCTGGCGCTGATCGGCTACGATGCCGGCATCCTTCAGGATGAGAAGTCGCCCGCCTGGGACTGGAAACCCGGCACGGAGGCCCGCGCTTCGGACCGCAAGACGGTTGATCCCACCATATGGGAGCAGGATTCGGTGCTGTGGTACTCACGCGAAGTCACCCGCCGTCTCGGCCCGGAAAAATTTGCCGCTTATGTGAAGCGTCTTGGTTATGGCAATGCCGATGTTTCCGGCGAACCGGGCAAGAATAACGGGCTGACCCATTCCTGGCTCGGTTCGTCGCTGACCATCTCACCGGTGGAGCAGGTCGGCTTCATCCGCCGTCTGCTGGCCGGCAACCTGCCTTTTTCCCGCGATGCGCAGGCAAAGACCCGGGCGATCGTGCCAACGTTCGATGCGCCGGAAAGCTGGGCAGTGCACGGCAAGACCGGGACCGGCTATATGCGTGATGAAAAGGGCAATCCCGACCGCAACCGTCCTTTCGGCTGGTTCGTCGGCTGGGCGGAGCGGGAAGGCCAGCACATCGTCTTCGCAAGGCTGCGCGTTTCCGACAAACCATCCAACGAACCGCTCGGCCCCGCCGTACGCGACGCCTTCCTGCGTGATATTCCGCGGCTGGCGGTGCACCGGTAA
- a CDS encoding class I SAM-dependent DNA methyltransferase, producing MSNASRDVIGLYTEHGADFDRERGRSLGEKPWLDRFISLLPGGGSILDIGCGSGEPIAGYFITNGYDVTGIDASLPLIELCRSRFPENLWAVTDMRELALGRRFDGLIAWHSFFHLKPVDQRLMFGIFRQHANDGAALMFTAGPGQGEAIGTFHGKPLYHASLAREDYESLLAANGFRLLDHTVNDPQCGGATVYLARRVAA from the coding sequence ATGTCGAACGCCTCCCGCGATGTCATCGGGCTTTATACCGAACACGGCGCTGATTTCGACAGGGAGCGCGGCCGGTCCCTTGGCGAAAAACCATGGCTGGACAGGTTCATCTCGCTTTTGCCCGGCGGCGGTTCCATTCTCGATATCGGCTGCGGTTCCGGCGAACCGATTGCCGGCTATTTCATCACCAACGGCTATGACGTCACGGGCATCGACGCGTCCCTGCCGCTGATCGAACTTTGCCGCAGCCGGTTTCCGGAAAATCTCTGGGCGGTTACCGATATGCGCGAGCTGGCTCTCGGTCGCCGTTTTGACGGTTTGATCGCCTGGCACAGTTTTTTCCACCTGAAGCCCGTAGATCAACGCCTGATGTTCGGCATTTTCCGCCAGCACGCCAATGACGGTGCGGCCCTGATGTTTACGGCCGGGCCGGGACAGGGCGAAGCGATAGGCACGTTTCACGGCAAGCCGCTTTATCATGCCAGCCTTGCACGCGAAGATTATGAGAGCCTGCTCGCCGCAAATGGGTTCCGGCTTCTCGATCACACGGTCAATGACCCGCAATGTGGTGGGGCAACGGTTTATCTCGCCAGACGCGTAGCGGCCTGA